The following coding sequences lie in one Sesamum indicum cultivar Zhongzhi No. 13 linkage group LG9, S_indicum_v1.0, whole genome shotgun sequence genomic window:
- the LOC105171091 gene encoding F-box protein At5g07610-like, whose translation MEIKNVVSHIVLPFLPAKTLVRFRSVSKDWDLRIRSPFLAHQQSYFFNDLSGFFCQHYNRNPTFLTLDDHAYGVPTPALTFLPEPVDIISSCSGLLLCQERARKNSYYICNPATEEWRELPQPELYHGIEAATILAFEPSPLNMSADYHLISAVPMLDQPVILFELYTSETRSWRVLATIFVESGDLSFTGSRFYMNGIAYWGTTAGKVLAFGLKNEVYEVISLPPDAPTGGILSQIQGELCYISASIFSGNCSIKIYAGMDLRLIHVTDVTLEQVPDRFPWYRVLPCLEGSVVMILVEGLVCSYRLSDGKIEVVGMVGEGGGGDNYLPYVNSLVRVA comes from the coding sequence ATGGAGATTAAGAATGTAGTTAGCCACATTGTTCTCCCATTTCTTCCTGCAAAAACCCTTGTAAGATTCCGGTCGGTCTCCAAGGATTGGGATCTTCGGATTAGAAGTCCCTTTTTAGCGCACCAGCAGAGTTACTTCTTCAACGACTTATCCGGTTTCTTTTGCCAGCACTACAATCGCAACCCGACTTTCTTAACTCTAGACGATCATGCTTATGGAGTTCCCACGCCTGCTCTTACGTTCCTGCCTGAACCTGTCGACATCATAAGTTCTTGCAGCGGCTTGTTGCTCTGCCAAGAGCGTGCTAGAAAGAATTCTTATTACATCTGCAACCCTGCGACTGAGGAGTGGAGGGAGCTGCCTCAACCTGAACTGTATCATGGGATTGAGGCAGCAACCATCCTTGCATTTGAGCCTTCTCCCCTCAATATGTCTGCAGATTATCACTTGATTTCAGCAGTCCCAATGCTGGACCAGCCTGTCATTCTCTTTGAACTATACACCTCTGAAACGAGGTCGTGGAGGGTTTTAGCCACTATATTCGTAGAATCAGGAGATTTGAGTTTCACGGGTAGTCGGTTCTACATGAACGGAATTGCTTACTGGGGGACAACTGCAGGAAAAGTGCTGGCTTTTGGTCTAAAGAACGAGGTGTACGAGGTTATTTCACTACCACCTGACGCTCCTACCGGAGGCATCTTGAGTCAAATTCAAGGGGAGTTATGCTACATCAGTGCTTCTATCTTCTCGGGCAATTGTTCGATAAAGATCTATGCTGGAATGGACTTGAGGTTGATACATGTAACGGATGTGACATTGGAACAGGTGCCGGACCGGTTTCCGTGGTACCGGGTGCTGCCGTGTCTTGAGGGCAGCGTTGTAATGATTCTGGTGGAGGGTTTGGTATGTTCTTACAGGTTGAGTGATGGGAAGATTGAAGTGGTAGGAATGGTTGGGGAGGGTGGTGGTGGAGACAACTACCTGCCTTATGTGAATAGTCTAGTCCGTGTGGCTTGA
- the LOC105171092 gene encoding uncharacterized protein LOC105171092 has translation MTPTLHPQTLHQYPPSLPQPPPTTAPRRRNVQNQAEFSMRLTDLSLRRITAASPFQFRFNHHHHHHHNQRPSSLTDDLTSIYPKSMADESKKTHTQPENAVSTTTTLKVKDEKQKESEKSMPPVPPPPEKPLPGDCCGSGCVRCVWDVYYEELEEYNRLYKAN, from the coding sequence ATGACTCCTACCCTGCACCCGCAAACACTCCACCAATATCCTCCTTCCCTACCTCAGCCACCACCTACCACCGCCCCCCGCCGCCGGAATGTCCAAAACCAAGCTGAATTTTCCATGCGCTTAACAGATCTCAGCCTCCGTCGCATCACCGCCGCCTCTCCGTTTCAATTCCGATTCAAccaccatcaccatcaccaccacAACCAAAGGCCTTCTTCTCTCACCGACGATCTTACCTCAATTTACCCCAAATCTATGGCCGACGAATCAAAGAAGACGCATACTCAGCCGGAAAACGCCGTCTCGACAACGACGACGTTGAAAGTCAAAGATGAAAAGCAGAAGGAATCGGAAAAGTCGATGCCGCCAGTTCCGCCGCCGCCGGAGAAGCCGTTACCGGGTGATTGCTGCGGCAGCGGATGCGTGAGGTGTGTTTGGGACGTGTATTACGAGGAACTCGAGGAATACAACAGGCTTTACAAGGCAAATTAA
- the LOC105171170 gene encoding protein NRT1/ PTR FAMILY 8.1-like, with the protein MEVMGNEDKYTKDGTLDFRSNPANKNKTGAWKASPFILGNQCCERLAFYGMSSNLLLYYTTQLNQHSATASKNLSNWLGTCYVLPLFGAFLADAYLGRYWTIAGFSVIYVLGMTLLTLSASVPGLRPTCYKKDECYATNSQTTVCTVALYLVALGFGGMKPCVSSYGADQFDDADEVEKGHKSSFFNWLYFSMNVGMLIGCSVPVWIQVNIGWGWGYGVSAVAMAIGVAFFFLGTRLYRYQKPGSNPLTRLCQVLVASLRKYRVEVPSDKSLLYETADADSTIVGSHKLDHTNQFCFLDKAAVEKESDHSKGSVNPWTLCTVTQVEELKWIIRLLPVLATGIIFNTVFGQMSNLFLLQAEYMDARLGRSNFKVPVASLAVFNPISVIFWVPVYDRFIIPMTRKFTGHKNGLTQLQRIGTGLFISVFAMISAGILEIFRLRIVRRNNSYKVMETPISIFWQVPQHFIIGCAEVFTNIGQMEFFYEEAPDSMRSVCAALSLTTTALGNYLSSLLVAIVMAISTRDGRPGWIPDNLNYGHLHYFFLLLAALSVLNLGVFLVVAKRYSYKKQ; encoded by the exons ATGGAAGTGATGGGAAATGAAGATAAGTACACGAAAGACGGGACGTTGGACTTCCGCAGCAATCCcgcaaacaagaacaaaactGGAGCCTGGAAGGCCTCCCCCTTTATTCTTG GAAACCAATGTTGCGAAAGATTAGCCTTCTATGGAATGAGCTCCAATCTGCTTCTTTATTACACGACACAACTGAATCAACACAGTGCTACTGCTTCAAAGAATCTCTCCAACTGGTTGGGAACTTGCTACGTCTTGCCACTGTTTGGCGCATTTCTTGCTGACGCGTATCTAGGGAGATACTGGACCATTGCCGGATTTTCTGTCATCTACGTTCTT GGGATGACGCTGTTGACGTTGTCAGCCTCCGTTCCAGGCCTGAGGCCGACGTGCTACAAAAAAGATGAATGCTATGCAACAAATTCTCAAACTACAGTCTGTACGGTGGCGCTGTACTTGGTGGCACTAGGATTTGGTGGCATGAAGCCTTGTGTTTCGTCGTATGGGGCAGATCAATTTGACGATGCAGATGAGGTTGAGAAGGGCCACAAGAGTTCATTCTTCAACtggttatatttttcaatgaatGTTGGTATGTTGATTGGCTGTTCAGTCCCAGTCTGGATACAAGTGAACATTGGGTGGGGATGGGGATATGGTGTGTCGGCAGTGGCAATGGCGATTGGCGTagcgtttttctttttaggtaCACGACTATATCGGTACCAAAAACCTGGCAGCAACCCTCTCACCCGTCTTTGCCAGGTGCTGGTGGCTTCCTTGAGAAAGTATCGAGTTGAAGTGCCCAGTGACAAGTCTCTTTTGTACGAGACTGCTGATGCCGACTCTACCATAGTAGGCAGCCACAAACTTGATCATACGAATCAATTCTG TTTCTTAGACAAGGCAGCAGTGGAGAAAGAGTCCGATCATAGCAAGGGTTCGGTAAACCCATGGACCCTTTGCACTGTCACACAAGTTGAGGAGCTGAAATGGATCATACGCCTGTTGCCCGTGTTGGCAACTGGAATCATCTTCAACACCGTTTTTGGACAAATGAGCAACTTGTTCTTGCTGCAAGCCGAGTACATGGACGCGCGATTAGGCCGGTCCAACTTCAAAGTCCCGGTAGCATCACTCGCCGTCTTCAACCCCATAAGCGTCATTTTCTGGGTACCCGTCTATGATCGTTTCATCATCCCAATGACAAGAAAATTCACAGGCCACAAGAACGGCCTGACTCAGCTGCAGCGCATCGGGACCGGCCTATTCATATCGGTCTTTGCCATGATATCAGCCGGGATTTTGGAGATATTTCGCCTCAGGATAGTAAGACGGAACAATAGCTATAAGGTGATGGAGACGCCTATTTCCATATTCTGGCAGGTTCCTCAGCACTTCATCATAGGTTGTGCAGAAGTTTTCACAAACATTGGACAAATGGAATTCTTCTACGAGGAAGCGCCCGATTCAATGAGAAGTGTATGTGCAGCGCTGTCTCTCACGACAACTGCACTTGGGAACTATTTAAGCTCTTTGCTCGTGGCGATCGTGATGGCTATCAGTACTAGAGATGGGAGGCCTGGATGGATACCTGACAACTTAAACTATGGCCATCTTCATTATTTCTTCTTGCTTTTGGCAGCGCTGAGTGTGCTCAACTTGGGAGTTTTCCTTGTGGTGGCAAAGAGGTATTCTTACAAGAAGCAGTAG